The following are from one region of the Aspergillus luchuensis IFO 4308 DNA, chromosome 4, nearly complete sequence genome:
- a CDS encoding putative mucin family signaling protein Msb2 (COG:S;~EggNog:ENOG410PPSJ;~InterPro:IPR039295;~SECRETED:SignalP(1-23);~TransMembrane:1 (n7-18c23/24o898-920i);~go_component: GO:0005887 - integral component of plasma membrane [Evidence IEA];~go_function: GO:0005034 - osmosensor activity [Evidence IEA];~go_process: GO:0007232 - osmosensory signaling pathway via Sho1 osmosensor [Evidence IEA]) — protein MIAPTTSLLAAFLSLGGLELVAAREAGQVRDLGAREVSSAVPGSSQPVTPVELTTRSETSTHDSAPTSDNEQTSPIVDPSPAVIVVPVTISVDANGVTHTIVGTAPNVPGASTTTSSTLERAESTPAAAAATSTASATTSDKDSTTSDSEKQKSTSESEKHTSASESSAKPEAASSSAAATTAETASSSAAAAAAAATTSSQSSLADSWESFISSILGSSTSTSATSTASTTASPAESSSATPAPASSSAGVIVDVTSSKSSTSDSSTTSESSTAKDSTTQSSSSPASSTPASTTESSAEASQSESATPSSKAETSSQLITSQSASAQSSSAQVPLAESTSKSESSTQSSSSQVTSVQATSSGAASQTTGSASSSLIPSASEDVTSSSSTPSSSGGVLGFLSDLFPTTTTSSGSASATSKSASESADSSAFPLSLPTISVSVPVVTPASSSGSVNIVSALLGTSSGASLEPSAISLGISATSTALIPGASSGTQSSSAGASTPIISGGIVIMPTSTESASASVSGSASTGLFGTTSESASSSLASGSASGSAGVIPTSVSGSVSGSAGLFPTSASGSVSGSAGVIPTSAPGSASGSVSGSASGSVSGSAIGTSSASKFTSISGPASSIPLITSTKESSGLVSATPSYAPSTTSKETPTPIAQPTTTTTSAAETTVAPKPTTTTSDSDNYLPSSILVVEPTTTTSLSTGTATHSSTSTAAPQLPGSISPSGGLPEQPANDTLVQIGFNGKLRWSFVATTPLSSSQIFMYVPEGMGYALQLNDSDVVMYDLQPYDNSASTGYIATVALMYIPSDDVDTLRKMLHNPISRLYEQPNETVKTLMAMIDPSIPLLVGESGSSSGSSSNSGGSGSSSSNGDGSDGGYDQSDAGTSSSGTTKASAVGIGCGAVAGAAAYGAGMFWVARRYRKKRQLHQRSPSSVDQMSEGRGAGSVFGAGGRLSRNSQNSRGTGRTQMISAPVMAENSLGWN, from the coding sequence ATGATTGCGCCCACGACTTCGTTGTTGGCCGCGTTCCTGTCCTTGGGCGGCCTCGAGCTCGTCGCAGCCCGGGAGGCAGGACAGGTCCGGGACTTGGGAGCGCGTGAGGTTAGCTCCGCCGTTCCTGGTTCCTCCCAGCCCGTTACGCCTGTCGAGTTGACAACCAGGTCCGAAACGAGCACGCATGATTCAGCGCCCACCTCGGACAATGAACAAACAAGCCCGATCGTTGACCCTTCACCTGCTGTTATCGTTGTTCCTGTAACCATTTCCGTGGACGCCAATGGTGTTACGCATACTATCGTGGGCACGGCACCCAACGTTCCCGGTGCTTCAACGACAACTAGCTCTACCCTTGAGCGTGCAGAGAGTACCCCGGCggcagctgctgctactTCGACGGCGAGCGCGACAACATCCGACAAGGATTCAACTACCAGTGACTCGGAAAAGCAGAAGTCTACCTCCGAATCCGAGAAGCACACTTCCGCGTCTGAATCGTCAGCGAAACCAGAGGCAGCTTCTtcgtcagcagcagcaacgacGGCAGAgacagcttcttcgtcggccGCAgcggccgcagcagcagctactaCATCTAGCCAGAGTTCGTTGGCTGACTCCTGGGAGAGCTTCATTTCAAGTATCTTGGGGTCCTCTACCAGCACCAGCGCAACCTCCACGGCCAGCACTACCGCATCGCCAGCCGAGTCCAGCTCTGCAACCCCCGCTCCCGCTTCAAGCTCTGCTGGCGTCATTGTAGATGTCACGTCAAGCAAGAGTTCTACAAGCGATAGCTCGACGACTTCGGAGAGTTCTACGGCTAAGGATTCCACCACTCAAAGCTCATCCAGCCCAGCATCCTCGACCCCTGCTTCCACTACGGAGTCTTCGGCCGAGGCTTCGCAGTCGGAATCTGCCACTCCTAGCTCGAAGGCAGAGACTTCGAGTCAGCTTATCACTAGCCAGAGCGCATCTGCCCAGAGTTCTTCCGCTCAGGTCCCTCTGGCTGAGTCTACTTCGAAGTCCGAGTCTTCAACCCAGAGCTCCTCGAGTCAGGTCACATCTGTTCAGGCCACCTCGTCAGGCGCAGCCTCTCAGACTACTGGGTCAGCATCCTCGAGCCTCATCCCGTCTGCATCTGAAGACgtgacctcttcttcttccaccccctcatcatcaggAGGTGTCCTCGGCTTCCTCTCGGACCTCTTccctactaccaccacttccAGCGGATCTGCCTCTGCTACTAGCAAGAGTGCAAGCGAGTCTGCCGACTCCAGTGCTTTCCCTCTGAGCCTCCCTACCATCTCCGTTAGTGTTCCTGTGGTTACGCCTGCCTCATCTTCTGGATCGGTCAATATTGTTTCTGCCCTACTTGGCACATCCTCAGGCGCTTCCTTGGAACCTTCGGCTATTAGTCTGGGTATCTCGGCCACTTCGACGGCTCTTATTCCCGGGGCTTCCAGCGGAACCCAGAGCTCCTCAGCGGGAGCCTCGACTCCTATCATCAGTGGTGGCATTGTCATCATGCCCACTTCGACTgaatctgcttctgcttccgTCTCAGGATCTGCCTCGACGGGTCTTTTTGGAACCACTTCTGAAtcagcatcttcttcattggcTTCTGGATCCGCCTCTGGATCTGCAGGCGTCATTCCTACATCGGTGTCTGGGTCTGTATCTGGATCTGCGGGACTGTTCCCTACGTCGGCGTCTGGATCCGTTTCGGGATCTGCAGGTGTTATTCCTACATCGGCTCCTGGCTCTGCATCTGGATCTGTGTCGGGATCTGCTTCTGGATCCGTTTCCGGCTCTGCCATTGGCACCAGCTCTGCATCCAAGTTTACCTCCATTTCTGGCCCTGCCTCTTCAATACCCTTGATCACATCCACCAAGGAGTCCTCGGGTCTGGTATCTGCGACGCCTTCCTATGCCCCGTCCACTACCAGCAAGGAAACGCCCACGCCTATCGCACAACCAACCACGACGACCACCTCGGCCGCTGAGACGACTGTAGCCCCCAAACcgaccacaaccacctccgATTCTGACAACTACCTGCCGTCAAGCATTCTCGTGGTTGAGCCCACGACTACTACGTCACTGAGCACGGGCACAGCTACCCATTCGAGTACCAGCACTGCTGCTCCTCAGCTTCCTGGATCGATCTCTCCTTCTGGTGGTCTTCCCGAACAGCCGGCCAACGATACCTTGGTCCAAATCGGATTCAATGGCAAACTGCGCTGGAGCTTTGTGGCCACAACGCCCTTGTCTTCCTCCCAGATCTTCATGTATGTTCCCGAGGGTATGGGCTACGCGTTGCAGCTCAATGACTCTGACGTGGTCATGTACGACCTCCAACCCTACGACAACTCGGCAAGCACTGGCTACATTGCTACCGTTGCGCTGATGTATATCCCTTCGGATGACGTTGACACCCTGAGGAAGATGCTCCACAACCCCATTTCGAGGCTCTACGAGCAGCCCAACGAGACGGTCAAGACATTGATGGCCATGATCGACCCTTCCATCCCTCTTCTGGTGGGCGAGTCGGGTTCTTCCAGTGGCAGCTCGTCCAACAGCGGTGGATCgggtagcagcagcagcaacggcGATGGCAGTGACGGTGGCTACGACCAAAGCGATGCTGGTACCAGCTCATCTGGAACCACCAAGGCTAGTGCCGTTGGTATCGGATGTGGTGCTGTGGCCGGTGCTGCAGCATATGGTGCTGGTATGTTCTGGGTTGCGCGTCGGTACCGGAAGAAGCGCCAGTTGCACCAGCGCTCCCCCTCGAGCGTCGACCAGATGAGCGAAGGCCGCGGCGCTGGGTCCGTCTTCGGCGCAGGTGGCCGTCTCTCCCGCAACAGCCAGAACAGCCGGGGCACTGGCCGCACCCAGATGATCAGCGCGCCGGTGATGGCCGAGAACTCGCTCGGCTGGAACTAA
- a CDS encoding mitochondrial fission process 1 family protein (COG:S;~EggNog:ENOG410PFDD;~InterPro:IPR019560;~PFAM:PF10558;~TransMembrane:1 (i218-240o)): MFWGKHHDDTPEAAQQQPIPRKKLPSHLQKLADNDDSFYDDIYSSYSVDSTETPYRYAGYANRLRTVLLSAHRYVAYTSDIGESFRPVAHPWLVRSAYGISWTYLIGDVAHEGYKAYLRNRRVLAPPCEAYKDASDLTHEQVAKGMVTGNIAGSLTGSSSSDTLMPWPTTHVPLAEDYRTVMAQRAVFQGIASMGLPAFTIHSVVKYSGRMLKNSRSVFFRTWAPIGLGLSVVPFLPYLFDKPVEEAVEWAFHTGLRAYAGEDAVRPLPQAVRTPHDEETSLSHFLRAQAEKNNGEVMGYDANVSWEKYKEERRRAKEQRMQEREQRGERGPLALLGFGSNSKEKKE; this comes from the exons atgttCTGGGGAAAGCATCACGACGACACGCCCGAAGCGGCCCAACAACAGCCCATTCCTCGCAAGAAGCTCCCTTCACATTTGCAAAAACTAGCCGACAACGATGACAGTTTTTATGATGACATTTATTCCTCATA CTCCGTAGACTCCACCGAAACCCCCTACCGCTACGCCGGATACGCCAACCGACTCCGCACCGTCTTACTCTCCGCCCACCGCTACGTCGCCTACACCTCCGACATAGGCGAATCCTTTCGCCCCGTGGCGCACCCCTGGCTAGTGCGATCCGCCTACGGCATTTCCTGGACCTATCTAATCGGCGATGTCGCCCACGAAGGCTACAAAGCCTACCTCCGCAATCGCCGCGTCCTAGCGCCTCCCTGCGAGGCCTACAAAGATGCCAGCGACCTTACCCACGAGCAAGTCGCCAAGGGCATGGTAACCGGCAACATCGCCGGCTCTTTAACaggcagtagcagcagcgaTACGCTGATGCCATGGCCCACGACTCACGTTCCCCTGGCTGAGGACTACCGCACGGTTATGGCCCAGCGCGCCGTGTTCCAAGGTATCGCCAGTATGGGTCTTCCGGCCTTTACCATCCACTCCGTGGTCAAGTACTCTGGGCGCATGCTGAAGAACTCCCGGAGTGTCTTTTTCCGTACTTGGGCGCCTATCGGG ctCGGTCTCTCCGTCGTGCCTTTCCTCCCATACCTATTCGACAAACCCGTCGAAGAGGCCGTCGAATGGGCCTTCCATACCGGACTTCGTGCCTATGCCGGTGAAGATGCCGTCCGTCCGTTGCCTCAGGCCGTGAGGACGCCTCATGACGAGGAGACCTCCCTCAGCCATTTCCTCCGGGCCCAGGCTGAGAAGAATAATGGCGAGGTCATGGGCTACGATGCGAACGTCTCCTGGGAGAAGTATAAGGAGGAACGCCGTCGAGCGAAGGAGCAGCGCATGCAGGAGCGTGAACAGCGCGGCGAGAGGGGTCCGTTGGCGTTGTTGGGTTTCGGGTCGAAttcgaaagaaaagaaagagtga
- a CDS encoding ATP19 family protein (COG:S;~EggNog:ENOG410PTHS;~InterPro:IPR021278;~PFAM:PF11022;~TransMembrane:1 (o12-32i)) — MVVYYQIAGKQVGSHVLAMSVLGALFGGVGLATRGGGQPKPATPPIQASSKDEETFIQYVSPLRQMDISAIKYYARSGWGAGTQANVSHRDFLKQVNGDEKKKDH; from the exons ATGGTCGTCTACTACCAGATCGCCGGCAAGCAGGTCGGCTCCCACGTT CTCGCCATGAGCGTTCTCGGTGCTCTCTTCGGCGGTGTTGGTCTTGCTacccgtggtggtggccagCCCAAGCCTGCCACCCCTCCCatccaggcttcctccaaggatgaggagaccTTCATCCAGTACGTTTCACCTCTGAGACAGATGGACATATCTGCAATCAAATACTATGCACGATCTGGTTGGGGTGCTGGAACGCAAGCTAATGTTTCTCACAGGGACTTCTTGAAACAAGTGAACGGAGacgagaaaaagaaggaccATTAG
- a CDS encoding holo-ACP synthase (COG:S;~EggNog:ENOG410PTZF;~InterPro:IPR037143,IPR002582,IPR008278;~PFAM:PF01648;~go_function: GO:0000287 - magnesium ion binding [Evidence IEA];~go_function: GO:0008897 - holo-[acyl-carrier-protein] synthase activity [Evidence IEA];~go_process: GO:0006633 - fatty acid biosynthetic process [Evidence IEA]): MKPTPFPFALNIGTDIVHLPRITRLLARPNYLTRFTHRILHAREQQDFRTRFSLPPMPSSIPAKSPTTPSISISPDMTRWLAGRFAAKEAARKAAPRGAAHISWKDVVVTVGEEGGRPEVVYLDGNGDGDEAGRVGKLSISHDGEYVVAMVVAAG; encoded by the coding sequence atgaAACcaacccccttccccttcgccCTCAACATCGGCACCGACATCGTCCACCTCCCGCGAATAACCCGCCTCCTCGCCCGCCCCAACTACCTCACCCGCTTCACGCACCGCATTCTGCACGCCCGCGAACAACAAGACTTTCGCACCcgcttctccctccctccaatgCCCTCTTCTATCCCAGCCAAATCTCCAACTACTCCAAGCATAAGTATATCCCCCGACATGACGCGGTGGCTCGCCGGCCGGTTCGCGGCCAAAGAGGCAGCGCGGAAAGCGGCGCCCCGTGGCGCGGCGCATATTAGCTggaaggatgtggtggttacggtgggggaggagggagggaggccgGAGGTGGTGTATTTAGATGgcaatggggatggggatgaggctGGGAGGGTAGGGAAATTGTCCATATCGCATGATGGGGAGTATGTGGTTGCtatggtggtggcggcggggtGA
- the HIS2 gene encoding histidinol-phosphatase (BUSCO:EOG09263UCR;~COG:E;~EggNog:ENOG410PJ4P;~InterPro:IPR004013,IPR016195,IPR010140;~PFAM:PF02811;~go_function: GO:0003824 - catalytic activity [Evidence IEA];~go_function: GO:0004401 - histidinol-phosphatase activity [Evidence IEA];~go_process: GO:0000105 - histidine biosynthetic process [Evidence IEA]): MPFSHHSHSGQFCPGHAKDNLEEIIQLAISKKFHTFCLTEHMPRHEEDFYPEEIEAGDTESSHVANEAAYFAEATRLRTKYAGQINILIGFEIDWIRPGSRQLIEESLSRHPFEFFMGSVHHTLTVPIDYDRPLYEKARTLAGGTDELLFEAYFDEQLDMLKQVKPVVVGHFDLIRLKSDDPDRSFQQYPRVWEKILRNLDYVAGYGGLLEVNSAALRKGMKEPYPNGEICQEFLARGGRFCLSDDSHGLEQVGLNFHRVVPFLEQVGVSKLHYLGLGEDGGDDDAPVDARFPRTQIKEVSLEEVKKMSFWG; the protein is encoded by the exons ATGCCCTTCTCTCACCACAGTCACTCCGGGCAATTCTGCCCCGGCCATGCCAAAGACAACCTGGAAGAAATCATCCAGCTGGCCATCTCCAAGAAATTCCACACCTTCTGCTTGACGGAGCATATGCCccgccatgaagaagatttCTACCCAGAAGAG ATCGAAGCCGGCGACACCGAATCCAGCCACGTAGCCAACGAAGCAGCCTACTTCGCCGAAGCCACGCGCCTCCGAACCAAATACGCCGGTCAaatcaacatcctcatcgggTTCGAGATCGACTGGATCCGGCCGGGCTCGCGACAGCTAATCGAGGAGTCTCTATCGCGGCACCCGTTCGAGTTCTTCATGGGTTCCGTGCACCATACGCTGACCGTCCCTATTGACTATGACCGACCGCTGTACGAGAAGGCGCGGACGCTAGCCGGCGGGACGGACGAGTTGCTCTTCGAGGCATACTTCGATGAGCAACTGGATATGCTGAAGCAGGTGAAGCCGGTAGTAGTGGGGCATTTCGATCTGATCCGATTGAAGAGCGATGATCCCGATCGGAGCTTTCAGCAGTATCCTCGGGTCTGGGAGAAGATTCTACGGAATTTGGACTACGTGGCGGGATATGGGGGATTGCTGGAGGTGAATTCGGCGGCGTTGAGGAAGGGCATGAAGGAGCCGTATCCGAATGGGGAGATTTGTCAGGAATTTCTGGCTCGCGGGGGCAGGTTTTGTCTGTCGGATGATAGTCATGGATTGGAGCAGGTTGGGCTGAATTTCCATCGCGTGGTGCCGTTCTTGGAGCAGGTGGGTGTGTCAAAGCTGCATTATCTGGGATtgggggaggatggtggtgatgatgatgcgcccGTTGATGCACGGTTTCCGAGAACGCAGATCAAGGAGGtgtcgttggaggaggtgaagaagatgtcgTTTTGGGGGTAA
- the FKH1 gene encoding FKBP-type peptidyl-prolyl cis-trans isomerase (COG:O;~EggNog:ENOG410PYSU;~InterPro:IPR001179;~PFAM:PF00254;~go_function: GO:0003755 - peptidyl-prolyl cis-trans isomerase activity [Evidence IEA]): protein MGVTKEILSPGNGQQFPKPGDQISMHYTGCLYDENAPNKMGKQFDSSRGRGAFKTAIGVGGLIKGWDEAVPQMSVGEKAILTISPDYGYGPRGFPGLIPPNSTLVFEVELLGIN, encoded by the exons ATGGGTGTCACCAAGGAAATCCTCTCCCCTGGCAACGGCCAGCAGTTCCCCAAGCCGGGTGATCAGATCTCCATGCACTACACTGGTTGTCTGTATGATGAGAACGCCCCTAACAAGATGGGCAAGCA GTTCGACAGCTCCCGTGGTCGCGGTGCCTTCAAGACTGCcatcggtgttggtggtctcATTAAGG GTTGGGATGAGGCCGTCCCCCAGATGAGCGTTGGCGAGAAGGCCATCCTGACTATTTCTCC TGACTACGGCTACGGCCCCCGTGGTTTCCCCGGCTTGATCCCCCCTAACTCGACCCTCGTCTT CGAGGTTGAGCTGCTCGGCATCAACTAG
- a CDS encoding putative triacylglycerol lipase (LipA) (COG:T;~EggNog:ENOG410PVAP;~InterPro:IPR019826,IPR002018,IPR029058;~MEROPS:MER0033198;~PFAM:PF00135;~SECRETED:SignalP(1-19)), translating to MASALLWLSLLGSSALSSALDTSNTPTIKRADTGSSNSTSSIPTATLNNTVFVGRSLPEFEQELFLGIKFADEPVRFTPSTLKTAYRANDSDNGVYDASSASGLQTSSGTVLYNATEYGYDCPGYGSDETELAEEGYARFDENCMNLNVIRPKRENEDELLPVMIWIFGGGWVQGATADPRYNMSYIVRQGALNDKPVLGVSINYRVAAFGFLDSVEVMESGNTNLGLRDQRVAMHWVKQNIKAFGGDPDKITIWGESAGAYSVGAHLVTNDGDNEGLFRAAIMESGNAVGPPYNGTDWYQPMYDQIVNATNCTTSSNTLQCLREVPFSTIYTAANLGLEWFATIDGTFIKEYPQISYTEGRFAKVPILHGTNTDEGVSFGTTGVNTDAEAIQQLTASKRWVLNETQATTLLSHYPNISALGCPYGWGNTTWPKLGYEYKRYESMAGDLCMVAPRRLLSQKMKEYDEGQQVFAYRWDVAALNDSSTIGVAHFAEIPFVFANPVQNITPLGSDPSRLELGNLAARMWTAFVTDLDPNGHGGMYLFFSSFPLFFLICDTDNGDIVSGIPTWPKYNLSDPQDFVFRVPRNESYVEKDTFRTEGIDYINTIVR from the exons ATGGCGAGCGCACTCCTTTGGCTCTCCCTGCTAGGGAGTAGCGCCCTATCTTCCGCTCTAGACACCAGTAATACCCCTACCATCAAGAGAGCAGACacaggcagcagcaacagcacctcCTCAATCCCAACCGCcaccctcaacaacaccgTCTTCGTCGGCCGTTCCCTGCCCGAATTCGAGCAGGAGTTGTTCCTAGGAATCAAGTTCGCAGATGAGCCCGTGCGATTCACCCCCTCGACGTTGAAGACTGCCTATCGCGCGAACGACAGCGACAACGGGGTATACGATGCCTCCTCGGCATCAGGGCTGCAGACTTCCTCAGGGACAGTGCTCTACAACGCCACCGAGTATGGATACGATTGTCCCGGGTACGGATCCGACGAGACAgagctggcggaggagggataTGCGCGGTTCGACGAGAACTGTATGAATCTGAATGTCATTCGGCCCAAGAGGGAGAACGAGGATGAGTTGTTGCCGGTTATGATTTGGatctttggtggtggttgggtgCAGGGTGCGACTGCTGATCCGAG GTATAATATGAGTTACATTGTTCGCCAGGGTGCGTTGAACGATAAGCCCGTCTTGGGTGTCTCGATCAACTATCGTGTGGCTGCGTTTGGATTCCTTGACTCTGTCGAGGTTATG GAATCCGGCAACACGAATCTAGGACTCCGTGACCAGCGCGTCGCCATGCATTGGGTTAAGCAGAATATCAAGGCGTTTGGTGGTGACCCGGACAAGATTACCATCTGGGGAGAATCAGC TGGCGCCTACAGCGTCGGAGCCCACCTCGTCACCAACGACGGCGACAACGAGGGTCTATTCCGAGCCG CCATCATGGAATCCGGCAACGCCGTGGGACCCCCGTACAATGGCACAGACTGGTACCAGCCGATGTACGACCAGATCGTGAACGCAACCAA CtgcaccacctcatccaacaCCCTTCAATGCCTCCGCGAAgtccccttctccaccatctacACGGCCGCCAACCTCGGCCTAGAATGGTTCGCCACCATCGACGGCACCTTCATCAAAGAATACCCCCAAATCAGCTACACAGAGGGCCGCTTCGCCAAAGTCCCCATTCTCCACGGGACAAACACCGACGAGGGCGTGAGTTTCGGTACGACGGGCGTGAACACTGATGCTGAAGCTATTCAGCAGTTGACAG CATCCAAACGCTGGGTCCTAAACGAAACCCAAGCCACGactctcctctcccactACCCCAACATCTCTGCCCTAGGCTGTCCCTACGGATGGGGTAACACGACGTGGCCGAAACTCGGATATGAGTATAAGCGTTACGAGTCGATGGCGGGCGATCTGTGCATGGTTGCCCCGAGGAGATTGCTTtcccagaagatgaaggagtatGATGAGGGGCAGCAGGTGTTTGCGTATCGGTGGGATGTGGCCGCGTTGAATGATTCGAGTACTATTGGGGTGGCGCATTTTGCGGAG ATCCCCTTTGTGTTCGCCAACCCCGTGCAGAACATCACTCCATTGGGAAGTGATCCATCGAGACTAGAATTGGGTAATTTGGCCGCGAGGATGTGGACGGCTTTTGTGACGGATTTGGATCCGAATGGACATGGTGGTAtgtatctcttcttctcctctttccctctctttttccttatATGTGATACTGATAATGGTGACATAGTCTCCGGTATCCCCACCTGGCCGAAATACAACCTCTCTGATCCTCAGGACTTTGTATTCCGGGTACCGCGGAATGAGAGTTACGTGGAGAAGGATACGTTCCGGACGGAGGggatagattatattaatacgATTGTGCGGTAA